TCCGACACAGTAATGCACAGTTTCGCGCCCGCAACAGTGTAGAGCGCGCAGTGATGGGGCTGCTGATTCTGGCGTCATCCATCGCCATTGCCACCACGGCGGGCATAATCCTGTCGATGCTGTTCGAGACGCGTAATTTCTTCGCGCAATATCCATCGACACAGTTCTTCTTTTCGACCACCTGGTCGCCACAGTTTCAGGGAAATTCCGATCTGGGCATTCTGCCCCTGCTGTGGGGCACGCTCTATATCAGCTTCGTCGCGTTGGCCTTCGCCGTGCCGACAGGCCTTTTTGCTGCGATCTACATGTCAGAATTTGCCAGCCGCCGATTTCGCGGGGTCGTCAAGCCGCTGATCGAGGTTCTGGCCGGCATTCCCACCATCGTCTACGGGCTTTTCGCGCTGATCACGGTCGGCCCACTGCTGCGCGACTGGTTTGCTCAACCGCTGGGCCTTGGCAGCAGCAGCGCATCGGTGATGACGGCGGGGTTGGTCATGGGCATCATGCTGATCCCGTTCGTGTCTTCACTATCCGACGACATCATCAGCCAAGTGCCGCAATCGCTGCGCGACGGCTCACTGGGGCTGGGCGCCACCCGGTCCGAAACGATCCGCCAGGTGGTTCTGCCCGCAGCCCTGCCGGGTGTTGTCGGCGCCATCCTTCTCGCCGCCAGCCGCGCCATCGGTGAGACGATGATCGTCGTTCTGGGGGCGGGGGCGGCTGCCCGGCTCAACCTCAACCCGTTCGAAGCGATGACAACAATCACGGTCAAGATCGTCAGCCAACTGACCGGCGATACCGATTTTGCCGCGCCCGAAACGCTGGTTGCCTTCGCACTTGGGCTGACACTGTTTGTCATAACCCTGTGCCTGAACGCGGCGGCGCTGTTCATCGTGCGCCG
This is a stretch of genomic DNA from Aquicoccus sp. G2-2. It encodes these proteins:
- the pstC gene encoding phosphate ABC transporter permease subunit PstC — translated: MTDLSTLFILLALGGLGYLAGRKRALASAQGDSRRLHSLPGYYGWAAALLTVGPALLLMCLWLLVRPLGAVGNTSVLALSLAGLVWAIRHSNAQFRARNSVERAVMGLLILASSIAIATTAGIILSMLFETRNFFAQYPSTQFFFSTTWSPQFQGNSDLGILPLLWGTLYISFVALAFAVPTGLFAAIYMSEFASRRFRGVVKPLIEVLAGIPTIVYGLFALITVGPLLRDWFAQPLGLGSSSASVMTAGLVMGIMLIPFVSSLSDDIISQVPQSLRDGSLGLGATRSETIRQVVLPAALPGVVGAILLAASRAIGETMIVVLGAGAAARLNLNPFEAMTTITVKIVSQLTGDTDFAAPETLVAFALGLTLFVITLCLNAAALFIVRRYREQYE